The DNA region TGACCTCGTAAATTCCCGTCCTGCCTGTGACGCTCGTATCTTCCACAACAACTTTCTTTGCTAAGTCTTGATAGTTCTCCTGAAGGAACCTGTAAAAGTCCTCCTTAACGAAGCCCGGCCCTGCAACAATGGCCCTCTCAACGCTCTCCCTCTGAATTATCTCCTCCATGGTTTTAGCCACATCGTGGAAGAACTTCTTCTCATCAGCCTCGCGGTTGGTGTTGTACCTCTTTCCTCCTATGTTGTGTCTTATGCTCGTCACTATGTCCACGCCGTATTCTCTAACCACCGCCATATCGGCCTCGCCATCGTCAATGACAACTATCATGACCTTAGCCCTCTTAGATGCATCAACCGCTTCCTTGAGCCTATCGAGCTGGTAGCCCTTCCACTTGGGCTTTTGAATTGTTATTACTGTGCCCTCTCCAACTGTGATTGTGTGGTACTTCCCAAGGGGCACTTCCTCATTGGAGGTATAAACTATGGGCCCGTTTATCCTCAGGTTGTTGGCAAAGCGGTGGAAGTCAATCTTCTCCGCCCTAACGCCCAAAAAGACCGGAATTACCTCCACCTTCTCGGCCCTAAGGGAGTCGCTCCTCTGGGCTTTCTTCCTCAGTGTTTTAGCGTAAACGACGTCACCTTCCTCAACTATGTGATAGAGATGCCACAGATCATCGAGAGTCTCAGCTTTGACTTTAATCTCACCTTTTTTCATGTCCCTATGAAGAACCTTCATCCTCACCACCTATTAGCTATTAGACGGGTTGGCTTTTAAAAATGCTCATTCTCTCATGAATCGAGTTAGAGAATGAAAAGAGAAAAGTGCGCAGAGATCGCTCTGCATAGCAGAGCCTCATCCCAAAGCGCTCAAGAGGA from Palaeococcus pacificus DY20341 includes:
- a CDS encoding mRNA surveillance protein pelota; translation: MKVLHRDMKKGEIKVKAETLDDLWHLYHIVEEGDVVYAKTLRKKAQRSDSLRAEKVEVIPVFLGVRAEKIDFHRFANNLRINGPIVYTSNEEVPLGKYHTITVGEGTVITIQKPKWKGYQLDRLKEAVDASKRAKVMIVVIDDGEADMAVVREYGVDIVTSIRHNIGGKRYNTNREADEKKFFHDVAKTMEEIIQRESVERAIVAGPGFVKEDFYRFLQENYQDLAKKVVVEDTSVTGRTGIYEVIRRGTVDRVYHENRVAKEVQLVERVIEEIAKNGLVAYGLKEVEEAANYGAIEKLLVLDELLRGEHKDKVEQLMEFVRGMRGEVIVVSSEHEGGDKLRAIGGIAALLRYKIK